In Sphingomonas sp. JUb134, the sequence TGCGCCGCGCCGAGCGGCTGGAATGGTGGTCGATCGCCTGGACGATCAGCGTGATCGCCGTGATGGGCGCGGCAATGGGATCCAGCCAGACGATGAAGACGGCCTGGATCGAGGATTGCCTGAGCCTGATCCCGCCGATCGTGTTCCTGGTCGCCGTCCGGGTTGAGCGCTGGGCGCCGACAAACCGGTTTCCGAACGGCTTCCAGCGCGCGCCCAGCCTCGCCTTCGCCATCGCGGCGGCAGCGCTGACGGCGCTCGGTGGAAGCTTGCTGGTGAACTCCGCGATGAGCCTGTTCGCGCAGGAACATGCCACCATCGGTGCCATCGACGTCTTTGGTCACGAATTATGGCTCGGCTGGGTCATGGTCGCAGCCCAGATCTATTCGATCGTGGTGCCGCTGGTGCTCGGCCGGCTGAAGCTGCCGCTGGCCAGGGCACTCAACGACAAGACGCTGTTTACCGACGCGCAGACCCAGAAGGCGAACTGGATGACCGGCATCGCCGGGATCGGTGGCGTGATCGGGATCGGGCTCGGCTATTGGTGGGCCGATGCCGTAGCGGCCGGCATCATTGCTCTGGACATCCTCAACGACGGATTGCGCGCCCTTCGTGCGGCAACGGCCGAGCTGGTGGACGGAACGCCGCGGGCTCTCGACAGTCCGAAGATCGCCGAAGATGCCGCCGCCATAGACCAGCTACTCAGAGCCCGCTTCCCGGGCGCGGAGGTCCGGTTGCGCGAAACCGGCCGGATCATCCACGCGCAAGTGATCGGCGCGACGCCTCCTGCACAAAAGGTGTATCCCGCAACCTATTGGACTGGGGATCCGGAACGATCCTGGCGCCTGGGCCAGATCAGCTTCGTGGCACCCGAGCCGGCTGAGCAGGAGCCCGCGGCATCCGCATCGAAGGGGAACGGCTGAGTCCTATGCCGGTGCTGACCGACCGCCCGCGCCGCTGATTTAGAAGGTCAGCACGATCTTTCCGCGGACATGGCCCTTCTCCAGCCGCTCGTATGCAGAGGGCGCGTCTTCGACGGGAAACACCGCGGCAACCTCGACCTTCACCTTGCCCGCGTCGATCAGCGCCGCGATTTCGCCGAGCTGCTTCGTGTTGACCTGTGCCAGCCAGCGTTCCGGCACGCGGATGTTGCGGTCCCTGCC encodes:
- a CDS encoding cation transporter; the encoded protein is MSNALPEALVPLMRRAERLEWWSIAWTISVIAVMGAAMGSSQTMKTAWIEDCLSLIPPIVFLVAVRVERWAPTNRFPNGFQRAPSLAFAIAAAALTALGGSLLVNSAMSLFAQEHATIGAIDVFGHELWLGWVMVAAQIYSIVVPLVLGRLKLPLARALNDKTLFTDAQTQKANWMTGIAGIGGVIGIGLGYWWADAVAAGIIALDILNDGLRALRAATAELVDGTPRALDSPKIAEDAAAIDQLLRARFPGAEVRLRETGRIIHAQVIGATPPAQKVYPATYWTGDPERSWRLGQISFVAPEPAEQEPAASASKGNG